TAAAAAATGGTTGTCtaggttatgttttttttttttagacagtcCCTGAGTGACTCCATTACTATAAATGCTGGTAACCAGAGTTTATGAAAGATTTAGCTCTAGCAGGCATTACAGGAgatgatattaaaatattttaattgtacttagtGTTCTATCCACTCCAAAGTTCGAAAATGTGTGTtgtcaattttctttttcttgagaAGCAGAAGAGGGAATCTTGAACGTGTAGTGAATATTCAATATAAAACCAACTTTACCGCGGTTATAGTTAACCAGTCTAACTTTGCTAATTTTAAAAGTGTACTCTTTATCAggatttaagcattttattCACTTATCTTACGTTTTATTATGGCTTATGATTTGTATTTTATCTGCCTGCAACATTCTTAAAATCagttgtataataaaaatactaagATACTAAGATTTCTAAATGTTATCCACAATTCACGATAATGGTTTTGTACGAGACAAATTGCCTGTAAGTCTTGCTTATCTCCACTTCTTTTTCCCCTCTTATCTTATGTTAAAGAacgttcttttttctttgcctGTTTTCTCACGTTTAGTTCTGAAGATGAGCTTGACATTCTTCTTAATGGAACCCCAGATCAGAAGAAGAAGCTCATCCGTGAGTACCTGACCGGGGAAAGCGAATCGTCCAGCGGGGATGAGTTCGAAAAAGAGATGGAAGCAGAACTGAGCAGCACCATTAAATCTATGGAGTGCAACTGGATGACTCCATCCACTCAAGGTTACCATTTTAACGAGTGTAATATGTTTGCAGTGTTGATCTAGGTGTATTTGTAGTTTAACATCAGTGTTATTTTTAATCATAGTAGAGACCTCTCGGATTAGTGGCAATACGGAAAGCGCAGAAAGGACGCAGCAATCTCAACAATATGACGACATTTACTTTGACACAGATTCTGATGAAGACAGCCAAGCTGGTAAGATAACCAAAAGAGCATGTAGCAGAGTTAAGTGTAAGTGCTTTATATACATGCATTCATGCTGATACATAGTTTGCATTAATTCTGTTGTCGTTCAGGGATATCTCAAATCCAGCAAAAAAAGCAGCGGCAAGTACGTACAAATGACGAGTTGTTATATGACCCAGACGAAGATGATCGTGATCAGGCCTGGGTAGACGCTAAGAGAAAAGAGTGAGTACTCTGTGCACCATTCATCCTCAGTAGCTCATCCAAAATGCGGCTGCACGACTTTTCAAACTTCCTCCCCATCGCTACACTTCTCAGCTCGCTCCACTGGCTTCCTGGagctgcccgcattaaattcaaaatattTACGCTTGCTTACAGATAATTAAAACGGGCCAGCGCCCACTTACCAACAATTTTCTTCCCACACCCTTCACTGTACAACATTTCCTCCGATCCTTCGGCACAGCTCGATTTATCCCAATATTTCTCGAAACGAGTAAGACATGTCttactgttttctgttctggctcCTAAATCGCAAAATTAACTTCCTGTAGAATTCTGTACAGCCGAGCcactggcatttttttttttttttttgacaacttGAGAAAGACAACTAAAGACCTATCTGTTTTGTAGGTTTAaaagattaacaaaaaaaaaactataaaaataaaaaaaaaattctcaactgtgtttgactgattgCAGTTCTAATCAGTGACAGTGCATggatatacagtgcatccagaaagtttcaagttttttcaacattttatgtcacagccttattttaaaatggattaaattcattaaaaaaacgtttacttgagatttttgcaaatgtattaaaaataaaaaatttttagaaagaacatgtacataagtttttacagcctttgccatgaagcgtaaaaaattgagctcaggcgcattcTGTTTCCTAtaatcatccttgagatgtttctgcagcttaaatGGAGTCCACCTGCGGTAAATTCAGTTgcttggacatgatttggaaaggcacacacctgtctatataaggtcccatagttgacagttcatgtcagagcacaaaccaagcataaagtcaaaggtattgtctgtagaccttcgagacaggattgtctcgaaaCACAAATCTGGAGAAGGTTACAGACAAATttttgctgctttgaaggtcccaatgagcatagtggcctccatcattcgtaagtggaagaagttcaaaaccaccaggactcttcctagagctgacCGGCCATCTTAACTAAGCGAtcaggggagaagggccttagtcagggaggtgaccaagaacccgatggtcactgaCTATCGGGGGAGGCAGAGCTGGAAGGGAGTTGAGCTTCCTCATTGCCTGATGGATTAAGCTGTCCTTCAGTCTGTTTGTCCTGGCTTGGAGACTCCTTAGTCTCCTCCCTGATGGTAGCAGACTAAAGAAGCTCGGAGTTCAGGTGGGTAGGGTCACGGGCGATGTTGAGAGCTTTGCGTGTGAGGCGGGTGTAGTAAATGTCCAGgagggaggggagagagacacCAACGATCTTCTCAGCTGCTCTCACTATGCGCTGGAGTGTTTTCCGGCAGAACcacacagtgatgcagctggtcaggatgctctcaatggtGCCTCTGTAGAAGGTGTGCATGATGGGTGTTGGGGCTTCGGTTCTTCTTAGTTTTCGGAGAAAGTAGAGACGGTAGAGACTTGGCTAGTGCTGCAGTGTTGGTGGACCAGGAGAGATCTTCCGTAATGTGCACACCCAGGAACTTGGTGCTTCTTACCCTCTCCGCGATCGCACCATTAATGGACAGCGGAGAGTGTTGGGTGTATGTTCTCCTGTAATTAACCACAATCTCCTCTGTCTTTTCCACGTTCAGGGAGAGATTGTTGTCTGTGCACCACCTAGCCAGGCGGCTCACCTCATTCCTGAAGTTAGTCTCATCATTGTTGCTAGTGGGACCCACCACAGTCGTGTCGTCCGCAAACTTGATAAAGAGGTTGGAGTTGCGTGATGGTATGCAATACCACCTTCATAATGATGGGAGTAAGTGCAACTacttggactacggttcggaagatcccaggttcaaaccccacaaccaccaagttgccactgttggggaCTGGAGCAAGgcacttaaccctcaactgctcaaatgtataacgagataaaaatgtcattcgctctggataagaggcactgccaaatgcctaaatgtaaatgtagtaaaaGGCAAATGGAAGcccgtctggagtttgccaaaaggcacctgaaggactctcagaccatgagaaacaaggcaggggtagctcagtggttaaggcattggactatggttcggaagatcccaggttcaaaccccacaaccaccaagttgccactgttgggcccttgagcaaggcccttaaccctcaactgctcagatgtgtaatgagataaaaaaaataatgtaagtcgctctggataagagcgtctcccaaatgcctaaatgtaaatgtaaatgtaaacaaaactctctagtctgatgagactctctggccaatgtggaaaaagtgatgcgctgtgaatactttacGGATGCACTGTATCTaatgatggaaactttaaaGCGCTGATGttagttgctctggataaaagcattTACCAAATGGCTAAATGTACATGTACTGAAGGTCAGCTCTGCTTTAATCAAGCAtgatatttaaagtaaaacagtTGTCTTATGaattacatattacatacacACCACAGTAATGTTGAATTCTTAAATCTAATTGGTGAAAAGATGTTGATTAATATTCTATAACCGTATGGCTATGTGCATTGTAATACATATTATAATTGCTGATGCAATTAGCCTTTATTTGAGGagatacagtaggtacagtatgtaacattGTACAAACATAATTAACTTTACATCAATGTGTTATGgactattttattattgtagcacagctttttatgttttcttttttcttttatttttgtatgtatatatttggtTAGATACAGGTACAGAAGCCGTAAACGCCCAGCGTCATCTGGACAGAAAACAAACCAGTCTCAGCCTCTTCCAAGCAGTGACGCCATCCTCAACTGTCCTGCGTGTATGACCACATTATGTCTGGATTGTCAGAGGTAAGGTTGCAGCctctctcactgtggtttgccACAGCCTCTGTCATACTCTTAATGTACTGTCATACTCTTAACTGTAATATAGCcattgtatatttgtaatattgattAAGTTCTTCTTttgccacacacagacacgagaAATATAGGACGCAGTACAGAGCCATGTTTGTGATGAACTGTTCAGTGAATAAGGATGAAGTATTGAGGTATAAAGCAGCAAAACAGAAGAAACAGCGCAGAAAGAAGAGTCGTCAGGACCACATGGTCACATCAGCAGAGGCTAAACCTGAGGCAGAAGCAGGTCTTACTGACTCCAGATTGGGTGGGATGGATGAAGAAGAGGTCTATCACCCAGTCAAGTGTACAGAGTGTTCAACTGAAGTGGCTGTATATGATAAGGATGAGGTCTACCACTTCTTCAACATTCTTGCAAGCCACTGCTGATGAGAAAGCGAGAACTATGACTTCAAGTGAAAAATCTAAGCCGCTGTTGATTGGTAATGAAACACAGTTCAGAAAAAGTGTGTTATAAGGAAAATATTTCATGTGTTCAGAATTTGTACTCTTGCACAATTATGTAAAATATCTGTAAAAAAGAATttcattttgtcatgttttaaaaaattttctttttttttaacagaagtgATGCAGGACAGATATTTCATATTTGCTAAAAGTAAATTGGAATTGTTAGATTACAGGTGTTTCAGGCATGTTTATTTCTTGCATTATTggaataaattctttttttttgccagtctGTTTTAAATGCACTGTTTTACAGTTGTCTAATtccaataggaaaaaaaattataagctTCTGTTGGCCACATTGTCTTATCAGCACTTTCCGTTCAAgtctactgtctccccagtcactgctgtgcaggtgtgaacgtgttacgtCAGTTCATCTGAATTGTGgtgtgagcaaaaatggatgcacCACGTATGATTTGCATGACATCGCAACCTGGTCTGAGGTTGTACCTGGTGACATTATTTCTCAAAGATTTTGCACAGTATGGAAAAAGTGTATAGATATTTGCAAACTAAATTTGAACcaataccaaaaaaaattttagtttcttaaaaagaatcatTACAGGTGAAGAGGCATGGATTGATCACTTGGATTTATTCAGCCAACCAAGATTAATTAAAAAGTCAGCAATTGATTGGAAAATGCATGCTtatagttttctgggattctcaagggccagtattggaacatgtttattgaagagctgaagtctaaacttcggattaaatGCTGAGGACTGCTAGCTGAGGGCGTTTTGATCTGGCATGGCAATGCACATCTACTTACCTCAGCCCACACTGTTGACACTGCCAAAACCTTACAAGGATAAAAGTTTAGTTCGAATAAAGAAGTGATGACAGCAATGCACTAGTGGCTTGCAGTtcagttttaaacatttttaatgagggaatgcAAAAGTATTGGTTGACAGatagacaaagtgtattgaaaaccAAGATTGTCAAAagattatgtatttgtctttttaagttaAGTTTTGACTCATTTTGCTCTCATATACATGCTTTGTAAGAGTATAGTGAATTCATATATACTGGTGTTAATTCTCTTCCTAGTAACAAACACTTGACAATTTAGAGAAAAATCGTAACCTCACAAAATGCCTACCATTTGTATTATATCATGGttttcaaaattaattaattattatatgtaatctgtctttttaacctttataattataaaatgagtAAAACCAATAATGGACTTAAAAGCTTTGCATTGCTAAATAAAGTAtgatatttctaaataaataaagagagatctgacaaataaaactttgtgcaaTAGTAACACCaataaaatactgtagtttggggtgacttttttaaaaatatatatttttacttacttattgtctataccgctttatcctgtatacaggatcacgGGGGCctaacccaggagacttagggcacacggcagggtacaccctggaagggTACACACAGggaatttgagaatgccaattagcctaatccgcatgtttttaaactgtgggaggaaacccatcaagcacagggagaacataaaaaTTTCATGCGCACAGaggtaggaatcgaacctggctgggaatcaaaccctgaccctggacagtggtgacagtgctaaccactaaggctgccattaatattatttattatatagtgTTTCGCTAATTTTATAAGACATTGATGTTA
This genomic stretch from Clarias gariepinus isolate MV-2021 ecotype Netherlands chromosome 13, CGAR_prim_01v2, whole genome shotgun sequence harbors:
- the eapp gene encoding E2F-associated phosphoprotein isoform X1, which encodes MSRKEEYDSYEIEEPSDEERACSSSEDELDILLNGTPDQKKKLIREYLTGESESSSGDEFEKEMEAELSSTIKSMECNWMTPSTQVETSRISGNTESAERTQQSQQYDDIYFDTDSDEDSQAGISQIQQKKQRQVRTNDELLYDPDEDDRDQAWVDAKRKEYRYRSRKRPASSGQKTNQSQPLPSSDAILNCPACMTTLCLDCQRHEKYRTQYRAMFVMNCSVNKDEVLRYKAAKQKKQRRKKSRQDHMVTSAEAKPEAEAGLTDSRLGGMDEEEVYHPVKCTECSTEVAVYDKDEVYHFFNILASHC
- the eapp gene encoding E2F-associated phosphoprotein isoform X2, whose translation is MSRKEEYDSYEIEEPSDEERACSSSEDELDILLNGTPDQKKKLIREYLTGESESSSGDEFEKEMEAELSSTIKSMECNWMTPSTQETSRISGNTESAERTQQSQQYDDIYFDTDSDEDSQAGISQIQQKKQRQVRTNDELLYDPDEDDRDQAWVDAKRKEYRYRSRKRPASSGQKTNQSQPLPSSDAILNCPACMTTLCLDCQRHEKYRTQYRAMFVMNCSVNKDEVLRYKAAKQKKQRRKKSRQDHMVTSAEAKPEAEAGLTDSRLGGMDEEEVYHPVKCTECSTEVAVYDKDEVYHFFNILASHC
- the eapp gene encoding E2F-associated phosphoprotein isoform X3 — its product is MSRKEEYDSYEIEEPSDEERACSSSEDELDILLNGTPDQKKKLIREYLTGESESSSGDEFEKEMEAELSSTIKSMECNWMTPSTQVETSRISGNTESAERTQQSQQYDDIYFDTDSDEDSQAGISQIQQKKQRQVRTNDELLYDPDEDDRDQAWVDAKRKEYRSRKRPASSGQKTNQSQPLPSSDAILNCPACMTTLCLDCQRHEKYRTQYRAMFVMNCSVNKDEVLRYKAAKQKKQRRKKSRQDHMVTSAEAKPEAEAGLTDSRLGGMDEEEVYHPVKCTECSTEVAVYDKDEVYHFFNILASHC